In one window of Kitasatospora sp. MMS16-BH015 DNA:
- a CDS encoding HSP90 family protein, whose product MTTNQPGHTFQVDLRGLVDLLSHHLYSSPRVYLRELMQNAVDAITARRALDPEAPARITIRTGVGGGITVQDSGVGLTEADVHTFLATIGRSSKRTADGDLDLAEARADFIGQFGIGLLACFVVADEILVVSRSAKTPGAPAVEWRGRSDGTYAIRTLPAGTVTEPGTTVTLTPRADGSQWLEPGTVLQLARHFGSLLRYEVAVVDRHGEATRVNDTPPVWERAYRSPLARREALAAYGKATFDFTPLDTIDLDIPLVGLKGVAFVLPTPAHPTKRSGHRVHLKGMLLSDQATELLPDWAFFAACVVDTTGLRPTASREALYADETLAAVRDAIGERIRQWLTGLAASDLALLRRFLDVHHLAVKALARYDDELLALLLPWLPFETTDGTVSLDEFCRSHPVVLVTQTVEEFRQVSSIAAAAGLGVINGGYVYDRELVHRLPQVRPGTTVTDLDPETVTAHLDSVDPGTELAAAPFLARARAVADRLGADVALRSFQPVGVPAMLVDNREARHDRRRAELSAGADDLWAGILNSLSSSAPRAQLILNHLNPLIRRLAELAGTADPQLTETAVEALYGQALLLSRRPLRPSDHALLNRSFLGLLDFATQAAGAPAADNGTKDPR is encoded by the coding sequence GTGACCACCAACCAGCCGGGCCACACCTTCCAGGTCGACCTCCGCGGCCTCGTCGACCTGCTCTCCCACCACCTCTACTCCTCGCCCCGGGTCTACCTGCGCGAGCTGATGCAGAACGCGGTGGACGCGATCACCGCGCGCCGCGCGCTCGACCCCGAGGCCCCCGCCCGGATCACCATCCGCACCGGGGTCGGCGGCGGCATCACCGTGCAGGACTCCGGGGTCGGCCTGACCGAGGCCGACGTGCACACCTTCCTGGCCACCATCGGCCGCTCCTCCAAGCGCACCGCCGACGGCGACCTCGACCTGGCCGAGGCCCGGGCCGACTTCATCGGCCAGTTCGGCATCGGCCTGCTGGCCTGCTTCGTGGTGGCCGACGAGATCCTGGTGGTCTCGCGCAGCGCCAAGACGCCCGGTGCCCCCGCCGTCGAGTGGCGCGGGCGCAGCGACGGCACGTACGCCATCCGCACCCTGCCCGCCGGCACCGTCACCGAGCCCGGCACCACCGTGACGCTCACCCCTCGGGCCGATGGCAGCCAGTGGCTTGAGCCCGGCACCGTGCTCCAACTGGCCCGCCACTTCGGGTCCTTGCTCCGCTACGAGGTGGCGGTGGTGGACCGGCACGGCGAGGCGACCCGGGTGAACGACACCCCGCCGGTCTGGGAGCGGGCGTACCGCTCGCCGCTGGCCCGCCGGGAGGCGCTGGCCGCCTACGGCAAGGCCACCTTCGACTTCACCCCGCTGGACACCATCGACCTGGACATCCCGCTGGTCGGCCTCAAGGGCGTGGCCTTCGTGCTGCCCACGCCCGCCCACCCGACCAAGCGGTCCGGCCACCGGGTGCACCTCAAGGGCATGCTGCTCTCCGACCAGGCCACCGAACTCCTCCCCGACTGGGCCTTCTTCGCGGCCTGCGTGGTGGACACCACCGGCCTGCGGCCCACCGCCTCGCGCGAGGCGCTGTACGCCGACGAGACGCTGGCCGCCGTCCGGGACGCGATCGGCGAGCGGATCCGGCAGTGGCTGACCGGCCTGGCCGCCAGCGACCTGGCGCTGCTGCGCCGGTTCCTGGACGTGCACCACCTGGCCGTCAAGGCGCTGGCCCGCTACGACGACGAGCTGCTCGCGCTGCTGCTGCCCTGGCTGCCGTTCGAGACCACCGACGGCACCGTCAGCCTGGACGAGTTCTGCCGCAGCCACCCGGTGGTGCTGGTCACCCAGACCGTGGAGGAGTTCCGCCAGGTCTCCTCGATCGCGGCCGCCGCCGGCCTCGGCGTGATCAACGGCGGGTACGTCTACGACCGCGAACTCGTGCACCGGCTCCCGCAGGTGCGCCCCGGCACCACCGTGACCGACCTCGACCCGGAGACCGTCACCGCCCACCTGGACAGCGTGGACCCGGGCACCGAGCTGGCCGCCGCGCCGTTCCTGGCCCGGGCCCGCGCGGTGGCCGACCGGCTCGGCGCCGACGTGGCGCTGCGCTCCTTCCAGCCGGTCGGCGTGCCCGCGATGCTGGTGGACAACCGGGAGGCCCGACACGACCGCCGCCGCGCCGAACTCTCCGCCGGGGCGGACGACTTGTGGGCCGGCATCCTCAACTCGCTGAGCTCCTCGGCCCCGCGCGCCCAGCTCATCCTCAACCACCTCAACCCGCTGATCCGCCGGCTGGCGGAGCTGGCCGGCACGGCCGACCCGCAGCTGACCGAGACGGCCGTCGAGGCGCTCTACGGCCAGGCCCTGCTGCTCTCCCGCCGCCCGCTGCGACCCTCCGACCACGCCCTGCTGAACCGCTCGTTCCTGGGCCTGCTCGACTTCGCCACCCAGGCCGCCGGCGCGCCGGCGGCCGACAACGGCACCAAGGACCCCCGATGA
- a CDS encoding tetratricopeptide repeat protein, whose translation MGLIGDWRERRAARAALGHADRLFRHGDQLRRDEREAEAEAPLAEAVRIRSDLLGPAAPATSAARLVLARVLRRLHRYAEAESELRTLLAAAAPLPAGWKTEGLARMLLGDVLLATHRTQQAISEMDAFLDLAERHHFGRLPLQVHSTRALAYGLLGCDTEAATQYAELAEAWTAEGGPEAAQVMEARASWALHMVRLGHYEEAETECRELIRAAIDPNQALANTDWSAWCTLALALIGQGQAAEAEALLREVVAGADPAGSDLRQLTLVKALNAQRRYGEALSAAETGEATVAAAPRSRRGYRSALGLELGTAQLGLGRADSAILEVDRALADCHAVFGQRHHRALELGTLRGRVLAAQGHRAEARAELTTNAAAWRTHFGTDHPLTAGAEQALGALDHP comes from the coding sequence GTGGGGCTGATCGGTGATTGGCGCGAGCGCCGTGCTGCGCGGGCGGCCCTGGGGCACGCGGATCGGTTGTTCCGCCACGGTGACCAGCTGCGGCGGGACGAGCGCGAAGCTGAGGCCGAGGCCCCGCTGGCCGAGGCGGTGCGGATCCGGTCCGACCTGCTCGGCCCGGCGGCACCCGCCACCTCGGCCGCCCGCCTTGTACTGGCCCGGGTGCTGCGCAGGCTCCACCGCTATGCCGAGGCCGAGAGCGAGCTCCGCACCTTGCTCGCCGCCGCCGCGCCGCTGCCGGCCGGCTGGAAGACCGAGGGCCTCGCCCGCATGCTGCTCGGCGACGTGCTGCTGGCCACCCACCGTACTCAGCAGGCCATCAGTGAGATGGATGCCTTCCTGGACCTGGCCGAACGGCACCACTTCGGCAGGCTCCCCCTGCAGGTGCACAGCACTCGGGCCCTCGCGTACGGCCTGCTGGGGTGTGACACGGAGGCGGCCACGCAGTACGCCGAGCTGGCCGAGGCCTGGACGGCCGAGGGCGGCCCGGAGGCGGCGCAGGTCATGGAGGCCCGAGCCTCGTGGGCTCTGCACATGGTCCGTCTCGGCCACTACGAGGAGGCCGAGACGGAATGCCGGGAGCTGATCCGGGCCGCCATCGACCCGAACCAGGCCCTGGCCAACACCGACTGGTCCGCTTGGTGCACTCTCGCTCTCGCCCTGATCGGTCAGGGCCAGGCCGCGGAGGCCGAGGCGCTGCTCCGTGAGGTGGTGGCGGGTGCCGACCCCGCCGGCTCGGACCTGCGGCAGCTCACCCTCGTCAAGGCGCTGAACGCGCAACGGCGGTACGGCGAGGCGCTCTCCGCTGCCGAGACCGGCGAAGCCACCGTCGCGGCCGCACCACGGTCCCGCCGCGGGTATCGTTCGGCGCTCGGTCTCGAGCTGGGCACCGCCCAACTCGGCCTGGGCAGAGCCGACTCGGCCATCCTGGAAGTCGACCGGGCGCTGGCCGACTGCCATGCCGTGTTCGGGCAACGCCACCACCGCGCACTGGAGTTGGGCACCCTGCGCGGCCGTGTGCTTGCCGCCCAAGGCCACCGGGCCGAGGCCCGCGCCGAACTGACCACCAACGCGGCTGCCTGGCGCACCCACTTCGGCACGGATCACCCCCTGACCGCGGGGGCCGAGCAGGCACTCGGCGCCCTCGACCACCCCTGA
- a CDS encoding DUF6183 family protein yields the protein MRRYGAGGGEHRLLFELLLWRLATTQGREHVGHAVHLGLAALGSGRMAERRAAAVLAEYQSARDLGPVFELGSADAELNELRACLIEELALRGRRAEDAPEAVAWAAASPFWQEHPLSWLPWRLTPMEGRPTLPHYFAGGSAGGLQYTLPEGARLPGRAAGDLPVVTGNRLDFALEAAVERWAGRHNGRVESSIHLTDGPVGPDTVHPVLLSLGLDCLEGLATSEHLAVFTTTPAEAWRVLFTAASLGGGHDDYRWRGAYGRLAAWRSIAALVGVPDDARPGEVEQRAAACTWYGFNASTDWFNYADMDIGLLVVSPDGRRLAVLAATDYDGG from the coding sequence CTGAGGCGTTACGGTGCGGGTGGCGGCGAGCACCGGCTCCTGTTCGAGTTGCTCCTGTGGCGGCTTGCCACGACGCAGGGGCGCGAGCACGTCGGGCATGCTGTGCATCTGGGCCTGGCCGCGCTCGGATCCGGCCGCATGGCCGAACGCCGCGCGGCCGCCGTGCTGGCCGAGTACCAGTCGGCCCGGGATCTGGGGCCGGTGTTCGAGCTGGGGTCGGCCGATGCCGAGCTGAACGAGTTGCGGGCCTGCCTGATCGAGGAGCTGGCCCTGCGTGGCCGTAGGGCCGAGGATGCTCCCGAGGCCGTGGCGTGGGCGGCAGCTTCCCCGTTCTGGCAGGAACACCCGCTGTCCTGGCTGCCCTGGAGGCTGACGCCCATGGAGGGTCGGCCCACCCTCCCGCACTACTTCGCCGGCGGCTCAGCCGGCGGCCTGCAGTACACCCTCCCGGAGGGCGCCCGGCTGCCCGGTCGCGCCGCCGGCGACCTGCCGGTGGTCACCGGCAACCGGCTCGACTTCGCCCTCGAAGCCGCAGTCGAGCGCTGGGCGGGGCGCCACAACGGGCGGGTCGAGTCGAGTATCCACCTCACGGACGGGCCGGTCGGGCCCGACACTGTCCACCCAGTGCTGCTCTCCCTCGGGTTGGACTGCCTCGAAGGGCTGGCCACCTCCGAGCACCTCGCCGTCTTCACCACCACGCCCGCCGAGGCTTGGCGCGTACTGTTCACGGCGGCCTCCCTCGGCGGTGGCCACGATGACTACCGGTGGCGCGGCGCCTACGGCCGTCTCGCGGCCTGGCGGTCCATCGCAGCCTTGGTGGGCGTACCCGACGACGCGCGGCCGGGCGAGGTGGAGCAGCGGGCGGCGGCGTGCACCTGGTACGGCTTCAACGCCTCCACCGACTGGTTCAACTACGCCGACATGGACATCGGCCTCCTGGTGGTCTCACCCGACGGCCGCCGTCTCGCCGTCCTGGCCGCCACCGACTACGACGGTGGCTGA
- a CDS encoding restriction endonuclease codes for MVLLLVLAVSGVAWLAHHLLLLAGLLAVGLAVTVGLVRSRVLAERRGLEAATARLRHIGAFLVMSPKEFEQALAVLCRRDGCTEVRVVGGAGDLAADVLATTPAGQRVLIQAKRYGPRTFVGSNDVQKVNGTFRDIHGCDLAMVVTTSSFTRPAAEFCAKVGIRMVDQRALARWAEGTGRPPWS; via the coding sequence GTGGTCCTCCTCCTCGTCCTGGCCGTCTCCGGGGTGGCCTGGCTCGCGCATCATCTCCTCCTGCTGGCAGGGCTGTTGGCGGTCGGGCTGGCCGTAACAGTCGGGCTGGTGCGCAGTCGGGTGCTGGCCGAACGGCGTGGGCTCGAGGCGGCCACGGCGCGGTTGCGGCACATCGGGGCGTTCCTGGTGATGAGCCCGAAGGAGTTCGAGCAGGCGCTGGCGGTGCTGTGTCGGCGGGACGGCTGCACGGAGGTGCGGGTCGTGGGCGGTGCCGGGGATCTGGCGGCCGACGTGCTGGCCACCACCCCGGCCGGGCAGCGGGTCCTGATCCAGGCCAAGCGGTACGGGCCGAGGACGTTCGTGGGCTCGAACGACGTCCAGAAGGTCAACGGGACGTTCCGGGACATCCACGGCTGCGACCTGGCGATGGTGGTGACGACCAGTTCGTTCACCAGACCGGCGGCGGAGTTCTGCGCGAAGGTCGGCATCCGGATGGTCGATCAGCGGGCGCTGGCACGGTGGGCGGAGGGGACGGGGCGCCCGCCCTGGAGCTGA
- a CDS encoding MerR family transcriptional regulator has product MELLTIGAFARVTRLSPKALRLYDELGLLRPAEVDPVTGYRRYAPGQVERARLVAWLRRLGMPLARIRLVLELEPIRAAGEVAGYWQQVVAETAARQDLAAFLVDHLSGKDPTMTETTDLRIRYAARSDAGLVRERNDDTAYADARLIAVADGMGAEGGGDRAGAVAIEALKRLADGLPAGDLLNALAEAVTRADAQVRSLAEAEPGLPGLGTTLTAMLWTGSQLALVHIGDTRAYLLRAGELYQITHDHTLVQSMVDDGRLTLAEAASHPQRALLIRALTGSGEHRPDLSLHTARVGDRYLLCSDGLTTVVPADRLHTVLSTTPDPDQVVQQLVELANRAGGPDNIACAVADVIEPQD; this is encoded by the coding sequence GTGGAGCTGCTGACGATCGGGGCGTTCGCCCGGGTGACGCGGCTGTCGCCGAAGGCGCTCCGGCTGTACGACGAGCTCGGGCTGCTCCGGCCCGCCGAGGTGGATCCCGTCACCGGTTACCGGCGGTACGCGCCGGGGCAGGTGGAGCGGGCCAGGCTGGTGGCCTGGCTGCGCCGGCTCGGGATGCCGCTGGCGCGGATCCGGCTGGTGTTGGAGCTCGAGCCCATCCGTGCGGCCGGTGAAGTGGCCGGCTACTGGCAGCAGGTGGTGGCCGAGACCGCCGCCCGGCAGGACCTGGCCGCCTTCCTCGTGGACCACCTCTCCGGGAAGGACCCCACCATGACCGAGACCACCGACCTGCGGATCCGCTACGCCGCGCGCTCCGACGCCGGGCTGGTCCGCGAACGCAACGACGACACGGCCTACGCCGACGCCCGGCTGATCGCCGTGGCGGACGGCATGGGCGCCGAGGGCGGTGGCGACCGCGCCGGCGCGGTGGCGATCGAGGCGCTGAAGCGGTTGGCGGACGGGCTGCCCGCCGGTGATCTGCTCAATGCGCTGGCGGAGGCCGTCACCCGGGCCGACGCCCAGGTGCGCAGCCTCGCCGAGGCCGAGCCGGGGCTGCCCGGACTCGGCACCACCCTGACGGCGATGCTCTGGACGGGCTCGCAGCTGGCTCTGGTGCACATCGGCGACACCCGGGCCTATCTGCTGCGCGCGGGTGAGCTGTACCAGATCACCCACGACCACACCCTGGTGCAGTCGATGGTGGACGACGGACGGCTGACCCTGGCGGAGGCCGCCTCGCACCCGCAGCGCGCGCTGCTGATCCGCGCCCTCACCGGCTCGGGCGAGCACCGGCCCGACCTCTCGCTGCACACCGCCCGGGTGGGCGACCGCTATCTGCTCTGCTCCGACGGGCTGACCACCGTGGTGCCCGCCGACCGTCTGCACACCGTGCTCAGCACCACCCCCGACCCCGACCAGGTGGTCCAGCAACTGGTCGAGCTGGCCAACCGGGCCGGCGGGCCCGACAACATCGCCTGCGCGGTCGCGGACGTGATCGAGCCGCAGGACTGA
- a CDS encoding class I SAM-dependent methyltransferase, which translates to MSDATPTAYDAVAVRYAELFADSLRERPVERALLAAFAEQVRAGGGGEVADLGCGPGYVTARLAELGLRAFGVDGSAEMIRLARAAYPQLRFERGSLRALDLADGVLGGVLSRYSIIHFAPAEVPAVLAEFARVLAPGGRLLISCFTTEEPGIETQPYDHSVVTAYRWSPDRLAELLRAVGLREAARLIAEPGPADKRQFREVQLLAVKDGGR; encoded by the coding sequence ATGAGTGACGCCACCCCCACCGCCTACGACGCCGTGGCCGTGCGGTACGCGGAGCTGTTCGCCGACAGCCTGCGGGAGCGGCCGGTGGAGCGGGCGCTGCTCGCGGCCTTCGCCGAGCAGGTGCGGGCCGGGGGCGGTGGCGAGGTGGCGGACCTCGGGTGCGGGCCGGGGTACGTGACGGCCCGGCTGGCCGAGCTGGGGCTGCGGGCGTTCGGGGTGGACGGCTCGGCGGAGATGATCCGGCTGGCCCGGGCCGCGTACCCGCAGCTGCGGTTCGAGCGGGGGTCGCTGCGGGCGCTCGACCTGGCGGACGGGGTGCTGGGCGGGGTGCTGTCGCGGTACTCGATCATCCACTTCGCGCCCGCCGAGGTGCCGGCGGTGCTCGCCGAGTTCGCCCGGGTGCTGGCGCCCGGCGGGCGGCTGCTGATCAGCTGCTTCACCACCGAGGAGCCGGGGATCGAGACCCAGCCGTACGACCACTCGGTGGTGACGGCGTACCGCTGGTCGCCCGACCGGCTGGCGGAGCTGCTGCGCGCGGTCGGGCTGCGGGAGGCGGCCCGGCTGATCGCCGAGCCGGGGCCCGCCGACAAGCGGCAGTTCCGGGAGGTGCAGCTGCTGGCGGTGAAGGACGGGGGTCGCTGA
- a CDS encoding macro domain-containing protein, protein METTTAIRYVRGDATSPQAKGAKVTAHIRNDLGGWGKDFVLALSRRWPEPETAYRRWHRERAQNDFALDALQLVQVSPDTWVANLVGQRGIRTRRSAGAPVRYEAIDRGLQTLAEHALVLGASVHMPRIGCGLAGGRWDRIEPLVAARLTARHVPVTVYDHD, encoded by the coding sequence ATGGAGACCACCACCGCCATCCGGTACGTGCGCGGCGACGCCACATCCCCTCAGGCCAAGGGCGCCAAGGTCACCGCGCACATCCGCAACGACCTGGGCGGCTGGGGCAAGGACTTCGTGCTGGCGCTGTCGCGGCGCTGGCCCGAGCCGGAGACCGCGTACCGGCGGTGGCACCGGGAGCGGGCACAGAACGACTTCGCCCTGGACGCGCTGCAGTTGGTCCAGGTCTCACCGGACACCTGGGTGGCGAACCTGGTCGGCCAGCGCGGCATCCGCACCCGCCGCTCCGCCGGCGCTCCGGTGCGCTACGAAGCCATCGACCGCGGCCTGCAGACTCTCGCCGAGCACGCCCTCGTGCTGGGAGCCTCCGTCCACATGCCACGCATCGGCTGCGGCCTGGCCGGCGGGCGCTGGGACCGGATCGAACCGCTCGTGGCCGCCCGACTGACGGCACGCCACGTGCCCGTCACGGTCTACGACCACGACTGA
- a CDS encoding CapA family protein, translating to MRLPALAVTAALLTTATACTASPAPAPAPTPSPAASSAAGPRPFTLVASGDVLPHKEIIQQAAEDAGGAGYDFTRMFAGIKPVVQGADLAICHMETVYGPDGGPFTGWPTFKSPPQVARALKETGYAACDTASNHTLDDGAAGIRRTLDALDAAGLRHTGSARTAEEAAAPALLHVHGATVAHLAYTYGTNDFPLPAGQPWAVNLIDGDRILADAKAARAAGADLVLVSLHWGTEWQDEPNEQQLALTKQLTAGQPADAPVIDLILGTHAHIPQAYEKVNGTWTVYGMGDQLAGHMFDYTGAEDPRGNWSSIARFTFSPPAAPGRRWQVTKAEAIAQLTDLGPPYRVLDLAEAARLHPDRTDYARALAHIRSVVLSRGAAAAGLSFAP from the coding sequence ATGCGTCTGCCGGCCCTGGCGGTCACCGCCGCGCTGCTCACCACCGCCACGGCCTGCACGGCCTCCCCCGCCCCGGCCCCCGCGCCGACGCCCAGTCCGGCGGCCTCCTCCGCCGCCGGGCCGCGCCCCTTCACCCTGGTCGCCTCGGGGGACGTGCTGCCGCACAAGGAGATCATCCAGCAGGCCGCCGAGGACGCGGGGGGCGCCGGCTACGACTTCACCAGGATGTTCGCCGGGATCAAGCCCGTGGTGCAGGGCGCCGACCTGGCGATCTGTCACATGGAGACGGTCTACGGCCCGGACGGCGGCCCGTTCACCGGCTGGCCCACCTTCAAATCGCCCCCGCAGGTGGCCCGCGCGCTCAAGGAGACCGGGTACGCGGCCTGCGACACCGCCTCCAACCACACCCTCGACGACGGCGCGGCCGGCATCCGCCGCACCCTGGACGCCCTGGACGCGGCCGGCCTGCGCCACACCGGCTCGGCCCGCACCGCCGAGGAGGCCGCCGCCCCGGCCCTGCTCCACGTGCACGGCGCCACCGTGGCCCACCTCGCCTACACCTACGGCACCAACGACTTCCCGCTGCCGGCCGGTCAGCCCTGGGCGGTCAACCTGATCGACGGCGACCGGATCCTCGCCGACGCCAAGGCGGCCCGCGCCGCCGGGGCCGACCTCGTGCTGGTCAGCCTGCACTGGGGCACCGAGTGGCAGGACGAGCCGAACGAGCAGCAACTGGCCCTCACCAAGCAGCTGACGGCCGGGCAGCCGGCCGACGCGCCCGTGATCGACCTGATCCTGGGCACCCACGCGCACATCCCGCAGGCGTACGAGAAGGTCAACGGCACCTGGACGGTCTACGGGATGGGCGACCAGCTCGCCGGGCACATGTTCGACTACACGGGAGCCGAGGACCCGCGCGGCAACTGGAGCTCGATCGCCCGCTTCACCTTCTCGCCCCCGGCCGCGCCGGGCCGCCGCTGGCAGGTCACCAAGGCCGAGGCGATCGCCCAGCTCACCGACCTCGGCCCGCCGTACCGCGTGCTCGACCTCGCCGAGGCGGCCCGTCTGCACCCGGACCGCACCGACTACGCTCGGGCCCTGGCCCACATCCGCTCGGTGGTGCTCAGCCGTGGCGCGGCCGCAGCGGGGCTCTCCTTCGCCCCCTGA
- a CDS encoding aldo/keto reductase, producing MPTALPHSPSSSFSSSSVARFGLGTAAVGRPGYITLGRAADLPAERTVDALRERTHELLDAAYAAGVRYFDSARSYGRAEEFLGGWLAARPEAAAKVTVGSKWGYTYTADWRTSGVAAHEVKEHSVAVFDRQITETRALLGRHLDVYLVHSVTPESPALTDPALHERLAALAAEGVRVGLSTSGPAQAEAIRAALALTVDGRPLFSAVQSTWNLLETSTAPALAEAHAAGWLVVVKEAMANGRLADRNATGPDTAPLRTAATEAGTTCDALALAAAAAHPWADLVLSGAATPAQLTSNLTAATLTPTPADLTPLTPMSEPAETYWRTRATLPWS from the coding sequence GTGCCCACCGCACTCCCCCATTCCCCCTCCTCTTCATTTTCCTCCTCCTCCGTCGCTCGCTTCGGCCTGGGCACGGCCGCCGTCGGACGGCCGGGGTACATCACCCTCGGCCGCGCGGCCGACCTCCCGGCCGAGCGCACGGTGGACGCCCTGCGCGAGCGCACCCACGAGCTGCTCGACGCCGCGTACGCGGCCGGCGTGCGCTACTTCGACTCGGCCCGCTCCTATGGGCGGGCCGAGGAGTTCCTCGGCGGCTGGCTGGCGGCCCGGCCCGAGGCGGCGGCCAAGGTCACCGTCGGCAGCAAGTGGGGCTACACCTACACCGCCGACTGGCGCACCTCGGGCGTGGCCGCGCACGAGGTCAAGGAGCACTCGGTCGCGGTGTTCGACCGTCAGATCACCGAGACCCGGGCCCTGCTCGGCCGCCACCTGGACGTGTACCTGGTGCACTCGGTCACCCCGGAGAGCCCGGCGCTCACCGACCCGGCCCTGCACGAGCGGCTCGCCGCCCTGGCCGCCGAGGGCGTCCGGGTCGGCCTCTCCACCAGCGGACCGGCCCAGGCCGAGGCGATCCGCGCGGCCCTCGCCCTCACCGTCGACGGCCGGCCGCTCTTCTCCGCCGTCCAGTCCACCTGGAACCTGCTCGAGACCTCCACCGCCCCCGCCCTCGCCGAGGCCCACGCGGCCGGCTGGCTGGTCGTGGTCAAGGAAGCCATGGCCAACGGCCGCCTGGCCGACCGCAATGCCACCGGCCCCGACACCGCCCCCCTCCGCACCGCCGCCACCGAGGCCGGCACCACCTGCGACGCCCTCGCCCTCGCCGCAGCCGCCGCCCACCCCTGGGCCGACCTCGTCCTCTCCGGCGCCGCCACCCCGGCCCAACTCACCTCCAACCTCACCGCCGCCACCCTCACCCCCACCCCCGCCGACCTGACCCCCCTCACCCCCATGTCCGAGCCCGCCGAAACCTACTGGCGCACCCGAGCCACCCTCCCCTGGTCCTGA
- a CDS encoding polysaccharide deacetylase family protein: MRITAQRPGPGRMLSRRTLLASAATALTACGSSVPAPPGTPSPAVTPSPSASPSARPTPVLPTEAEVIARHQGAVPTEWGTAVTGVVSALPDGATGTALTFDACGGPGGSGYDAALIDLLREHGVPATLFLNARWIDANPEVFARLAADPLFEIGNHGTLHRPLSVTGRSAYGIAGTRDLSEAYQEVAGNAAKLTGLLGRPPRFFRSGTAHYDEIATQVVADLGQRVAGFSVNADAGATYTAAQVSRELAAAPPGAIVIGHFNHPGSGTAPGLAAALPPLLAAGRRFLRLSEALP; encoded by the coding sequence ATGAGGATCACTGCGCAGCGTCCCGGCCCCGGCCGCATGCTCAGCCGACGGACGCTGCTGGCCTCGGCCGCCACCGCCCTGACCGCCTGCGGTTCCTCCGTCCCAGCTCCGCCCGGGACCCCGTCCCCCGCGGTGACGCCCTCCCCCTCGGCCTCGCCCTCCGCGCGCCCCACCCCGGTGCTGCCCACCGAGGCCGAGGTGATCGCCCGGCACCAGGGCGCGGTGCCCACCGAGTGGGGCACCGCCGTCACGGGGGTGGTCTCCGCGCTGCCGGACGGAGCCACCGGGACGGCGCTCACCTTCGACGCCTGCGGCGGGCCCGGCGGGTCCGGGTACGACGCCGCGCTGATCGACCTGCTGCGCGAGCACGGCGTCCCGGCCACGCTCTTCCTCAACGCCCGGTGGATCGACGCCAACCCGGAGGTCTTCGCCCGCCTCGCGGCCGACCCGCTGTTCGAGATCGGCAACCACGGCACCCTGCACCGCCCGCTCTCGGTCACCGGCCGCTCGGCCTACGGCATCGCCGGCACCCGCGACCTGAGCGAGGCGTACCAGGAGGTCGCCGGCAACGCCGCCAAGCTCACCGGGCTGCTCGGCCGGCCGCCGCGGTTCTTCCGCTCCGGCACCGCCCACTACGACGAGATCGCCACCCAGGTGGTCGCCGACCTGGGCCAACGGGTGGCCGGCTTCTCCGTGAACGCCGACGCCGGGGCCACCTATACCGCCGCCCAGGTCAGCCGGGAACTCGCCGCCGCCCCGCCCGGCGCCATCGTCATCGGCCACTTCAACCACCCGGGCAGCGGCACCGCCCCCGGCCTGGCAGCCGCCCTGCCACCCCTGCTGGCGGCCGGCCGCCGCTTCCTCCGCCTCTCCGAGGCCCTCCCCTGA